The following are encoded in a window of Octopus sinensis linkage group LG23, ASM634580v1, whole genome shotgun sequence genomic DNA:
- the LOC118767645 gene encoding uncharacterized protein LOC118767645 translates to MKKCPRTRFHPIQVLGFIAVVSSFFLLFAWNQYSANKEYTVTTLNKHYQKFINNSKEFPNNQVHHINKKTVSKEKQELVQLNNKTKYTIFYCVSHTVCGGWADRQHGIISVYLMAQAMGHRFGIIISKLCNFTNYFQPNKINWTIDPKELHGLRSRHLYLIDNNTYISSLQSADLEMLYPEDVLYVTTNLIYFHALKRNPRYKEQLHWASKMSYGNLFAKMMNLLFRFSDDLQEKFDKFFEVNIPKPDIHLVCAQIRMGQNPSVPGDPPRNSMSSIQIIWNLLNKYNTSKYKIFVTTDSEEVQAIAFKKFSPQIVYTSGGIMHMDRPRKEMKNQCDGVRKAFLDQYILSECDTLIISRSGFGENAMMMSQKDNKVFYFKKGNITQISKEKFSAIWQKNWL, encoded by the exons ATGAAGAAATGCCCAAGAACTAGATTTCACCCA ATTCAAGTTCTTGGATTCATTGCTGTGGTCAGCAGCTTCTTTCTACTGTTTGCCTGGAACCAATATTCTGCGAATAAAGAATATACAGTGACAACATTAAACAAACACTaccaaaagtttataaataattcTAAGGAATTTCCAAATAATCAAGTGCatcatataaataagaaaactgtaagcaaagaaaaacaggaattggttcagttaaacaacaaaactaaatataCTATTTTCTACTGTGTTAGTCATACAGTGTGTGGAGGTTGGGCAGATAGGCAGCATGGaataatttctgtatatttaatgGCACAGGCCATGGGTCATCGTTTTGGCATCATTATTTCAAAACTTTGtaattttactaattattttcAACCAAACAAAATTAACTGGACAATTGACCCAAAAGAGTTGCATGGCCTAAGAAGTCGTCACCTTTATTTGATTGACAACAATACGTACATTTCCTCTTTACAATCAGCAGACTTAGAAATGCTTTACCCTGAAGATGTCCTCTATGTGACAACAAATCTAATCTATTTTCATGCCTTGAAACGGAATCCTCGCTACAAAGAACAACTGCATTGGGCATCAAAAATGTCATATGGAAATTTATTTGCTAAAATGATGAATTTATTGTTTCGCTTCAGCGATGATTTACaggaaaaatttgacaaattCTTTGAAGTCAATATCCCCAAGCCAGATATACATCTGGTTTGTGCTCAGATTCGAATGGGACAGAACCCTAGTGTTCCAGGAGATCCCCCAAGGAATTCAATGTCAAGTATTCAGATTATCTGGAACTTGTTAAATAAGTACAACACAAGCAAGTACAAAATATTTGTGACAACAGATTCAGAAGAGGTACAGGCGatagcttttaaaaaattttctcctCAAATTGTGTACACATCAGGGGGAATAATGCATATGGATCGGCCACGTAAGGAGATGAAAAACCAGTGTGATGGTGTAAGGAAGGCGTTTTTGGACCAATATATTCTGAGTGAATGTGATACGTTGATAATAAGCCGAAGTGGTTTTGGTGAAAATGCTATGATGATGAGCCAAAAAGACAACAaagtgttttattttaaaaaaggaaatataacacAAATCagcaaagaaaaattttctgccatCTGGCAAAAAAATTGgttgtga